The Balearica regulorum gibbericeps isolate bBalReg1 chromosome 5, bBalReg1.pri, whole genome shotgun sequence genomic interval TTCTCCTTTTGAGGTCAACACAGTCTTCCTGCTGCCCAGTAACTTTCCCCTCACTCTACAACACCGAGCCAAGGGCTGGAAGAGGCCCCAAGACAGGCCCACGGATTAGCCAGAGATGTTCTCCATCACACCTTCCTTTGACTTTGTTCAGAAGGTGGAAGAGTACCAGGCCACACTCAGCAGCAAGTTATCTGGGGGCTCCACCCTCCCACTTGCACAACAAATCATGtcattaagaaggaaaaatacccAAGTTTTAAATTGTAATGCTCTAGAAGTCTTAAGGGTTAATAATGCATTGGAGAGAGGCAGTGCTCTAGGGAGGAATGTCCAGACACACAAGTCTCTTGCTACCCTACATGTACCCGGGGGCTGCACGAGGGCCGGTACGTAATAGGAAACGCAAGTGGAGGAGAAAACCAGTAGTCAAACCGCAGCCCAGAGACACACGAATGCGGTGGGGGGGACAGCTAAGGAGCTTACCTCGTCCACCTCCCTCTTGCTGGAATCAAAGGTGATATTGAAGAGCACTTTCAGGATTTCCATGGCTCGCTCTGTCTCCTGCCGAGGCAAAGGTGGGAGAAGTCCCTCCTCGGTGGCAACTTCGTAGGGGTCCATCCACTTTACACCAAGGGTCAGCTCCAGGGTGTCTGTCATCAGGCTGATGCCCCGGAGCTCTTGGGCTAGCTGCTGCCGGATGTCCACACGCAGCGCCGTCAGCAGGAACAGGAGACGCAGGTCAAAGAACTTGACCTCATGAGGAAGACTCCTCTCATTGTAGAGTTTGATGCGCTTGGCCAGCCCCACCACCAGCCGGGCTTCAGCTGTCAGCTCCTGCGCCCTAGGGCTGCTGAAGACAATGTTGCAGAGACATTTGAGGGCTTCCAGGATTACATCCAAGTCTGGGACCTCCCGGATGAGCTCCTCCGAGTAATCAATGCCAGCATGCCTGGAGAGGGTCTTCAGGCCTTCCTTGGTGGTGAAGGGGTCAAGGCAGTACTTGTCCCGGGACAGGATGCGGATGCTTTCCAAACACGTCACCTGGCAGGATGGCTGCAGCTCTCTTTCCAGGAACTTGATCAGCAGCTGGGCCATTTTCTGTGCAGTTGGAAACAAGTAATACGTCATGCACTAACATCTCACAGTGCTCCACCGCCACCCAGTACTGCTCTGCCCTGGAAGACGCGAGCGTCATCTAGAGATGGGCTTTCAGGCCTGCATTTGGGAAGCATTTGGCTCCAGCTTCAAATCCTGGCCAGTCAAAGCAAGGGCACCcagcaagaaacaaagaacagcTGGGAGAGGGTATCAGATGTAATGGGGGAGCATGAACGGGCAACTGCCACTACTGCCTCTTGTAGCTTCACCCGTGCTTGGGTGGTTCAGGCTAACACTGTTTACTTGAGAGCTGCTTTAAGCAAAGAGAGGGCAGGGCAAAAACATCCCTTATGGCTCTACCGAGGAGCAACAACCAACTCAGCAGTTCTCTACTCCCATGCAGAGCCTTAAGATTAGGGGGGCATCTGCTTTGGGTGCTCCACAAACAGACTGAAAAGGTTGAGAGATGTATCAGAAAAATCACCAAGGGAGGGTCAAAGGACCTAAGCGAGGTGAGAAGAGCACGTGATGCCCTAGGAAAGGGGGTGAAAAGCCCTCATGAGATTCAAGTAAGTAGTATCTCCCTAAACCTCAGTGCTGTCTGGAGACCTACTAGCCCAGATCCTCAGTAGGTACAGACTGGCAGAGCTCCACTAACACCAATTCACCAGAGCTGAAAAATCTAACCCTTGTGGGTAACAGCACCATATGCGATGGCACGCAATGAAGAGTACAAGAGCAAAGGTAATGCTTCACACAACCAAGCACAGCTTGATTTGAGCCATGTGCAGCAACACCTCACATTGCACTAGTAATCCACTGCACAGACGTTCACACCGTGGTGAGGGAAGATCTCACTAGATCTAACCTAATCCCACATCAAAGCACATCTCTTTCCACACATACTACAAGAGCGAAGGAGTCCAAGGTTGCAAGGCTTGCTATCACTCAGTGTAACTGGCTTAACACAGCCTCATCAGTTATACTTTGTAATAATAAAAGGACTGagggaaggaatgaagaaaaaatgaattttagtCCATAACGTGCAGCTGGCAGAACTGAACAAGCTTTAGCTCATGAAGTACACCCCACAATCACACCCCTGAGAAGTGAGGCAGTACAGTCATTGCTCTTCTGCTTCCACACGAGGAGACAGATACAGTCCTAAGGAACCAAAGCCTCTGGCTGACTCAGATTAAAGAGATCTCAGAGCGTATGACCAGGGCTAAACCTTCGGAAGAACGGAGCACCAAGGACTAGATGGTGATGCTCGATTCACATTTCATGACACACACCCCAGAAGTGGAGCACCCCAAGGCTGTGCCTGAATTCACAGCCTGTGTGATGGTCCCAGCTCAAAGGGCAAGCCAGTCCAAGGCAAAGAGCTCACATCCTGTGAGATCTGGTCCTACACATCATGCTGTACCTGGAAAAACTTCATGCTAGCATTAGCTGGCACTGGCACAGACAAAAGAGGTCCCATTCTCTACCCTGGTTGCCTGATCCATGCTTGCTGTGCTAACACAGGCATTAGCACAATCAACCAATGCACTGGACCACAAAACTGATCCAAGCTGGAAAATAATCcagggggaaaacaaaaaaaagacaaaaaaagttattctttagGCAGATCAGCCCACTAACCACACGCAGCCACGCAAAGGTCTGCCCTGGCACGAAAGAACTGCAAGAGATGAACAGGCAGGAGTGTTTCTTTCCACTGAGCACCAGATTATGCCAGCTTAAAGTATCTGTAATATACAGCCTGGGTCAAATCTGGCAGCCGGCTCACAGCAAAAACACTCACCTTCTAGAAGCTTGCACATTGCTGTGATCTTTGCCTACCAGGCTCCTGCCACAAACACCAGAAATCACACTTTTTATACACCCATGGTTGAGACTATATGCATCACGGAACCCAAATGGCTTGCTAATGCTGGAGGATGCTGACCTTCATCCTAAACCACCAAATACTGATGGAAAAACTGGAGCCAGATGCTCTGAGCACACCGTTCCCTAACCAAGTAATGAAAAACCACTCAATTCTTTCCCCGTAAGAGCTGCCACCACCAAGCCACGCTGGACAGGAgtacaaagcagcagcaaatctATGCATCCAActagaggaagaaagcaaagagcgTGCCTACCTTCCTCTCTTCCCGCTCCTCATCGTCAAAGGTGAAGCACTGAGACTTCTGTGGGGGcagaacaaaaacaaagtaataGGTTGAAAATCCACAGAACTGTTTCCCCCAACCAGGGGAGGTCCATTCAGCTGGAAAGCGGCAGGTCTAAAAACATACTGTAAAAGCAAGCACATCTGGTCAACAACAGTGCCTGCCAGCCCAGAGGCAGGAATCAGCACGACAAGGAGCACCACGGCACTTAAGAGGTCTACAGTATTTGTGGGGTTTGCAACAAGCAGCGCAAGCTCCTGAAgagcaagacaaagaaaagcttCCCTCCCACTGAGGTTTTCACTTCAgtcctgccttttctttccaagactGTTCCTACCTCGGCAACTCCAACTTTGTGCTTCACAACTAGGGGGAACGAACCTGGTTTGAAAAGCACAGAGATGGACCATGGCACCAGGTCTGAAGTGCTTTCCTTGACTGAGGTCCCCGCTATTCTGCGGGTCCCTGTTTCTCTTTCATCCTTGAAAAACATCTGTGATGAATATCACCCATTGCCCTCTTCTGCTGGCTCTGTGGTGGAGGCTGAATGCCACAGGCAAAGCTCTGCCCATCTGACagatggaattatttttaaatgctgcagcAATAAAGTGGGGATTCATCGCAATCCAAATATCCCATAAGATCCAGTAATTCCTCTGCTCAGTGCCACCACCGAGCTGTGCCTACACGTTTCTCCCCTTGATATTTATTGTTCCTTTTCCTGACCAAACCAAAGCACTGTCTCCTTGTTACTTGCAGACAGATGGGaaacatttctgtgctgctcGTTATTCTGGCTGTTCCTCGATGGACAGTCTCATTGTGGCTACATCTGCTTCCAATGAACTGGGGAGCACAGGAGATCACAGGTGGCCTGGTGAGAAGCAGCACTTCCCAGTGAATGACACAATCCTCATTTACACCAGGAGAGCATTTGGTCCAAGTTTggtgaaaatgtttaaaatctatAAAACACTAATTAGGTATTTATAGATACAGCTAGATCTATATAGAGAGATTTAATTGTATTAGAGTTCTCCCATCATTTTCCTAGCGCTCTCTGTCACCTTTTACTGAGTTACACTGCTCACACTTACAGAGCTGCTCACTAACAGTAATCGACCTTACCACAATCAACCATTCTTATACCTTGGACGTATTCTTCTTGTGCATGATGGCAATTCATGGATATCCCACGTATAGGTCTCCTGCTGTATTCATAACCTCACGACTCATCCAGTTCCCTAACTCTACCCAATTCCCTGCCTGGCAAAACTCAGGACTGACCGCACTGAGGTTTTGGAGATCGCAGGCGTTCCCCAACTCGCTCGCTCTGCAAACACAGTCTCCCCAGCCGTTCACTGCCTCCTTCACGTGCTGCCAATCCCTGTCTGCCTAAAAGCAGAAGACACAGTTTGCAGATTAACTGTGTCACAGTCACCAAGATCCCAGGGATGGCTTTGGTCTTTCTAGCCAAGACCAAGCCGTGACAGACAAAGCAATGCTGACACGCCGCTTGAGACACCTCAGGCGCGGCGGCAGGACGGCTGTACTCCTGCAGTGCTGTGCCAGGGGCTGCCCTCTCGTGCTTCAGCACCGCAACTCGACCCACACACAGGCTGTTGCACCACGTTATGAGGAACTGGTGGCTCGGTCCTGGAACAGACGTGCTCTGCAGACCACCATGCCACTTGTTCTTTTCCCATCGCATCCTCTTTGTGGGCTCCTGTAATCTCCTTCGTGGATATTTTTGCCAtacttgtggttttgctttagCTGTAGGTTATTCCTGGCAATCAAAAATTGACTGCATATGCAATAGTGAATTACAATATATGCCCAGAAAAAGGATACGGTACCATcaatttttacagtaaaaaatgaTGCAAGGAAGTTGCTTGGTTTATCTGCAGTTTCATAATCCTCTGATTGCTCCATTTCTTCTAGACAGGCTAGCAAACCCACTGACATTCTCACAAGTTTCCTACACTTGATACACTGACAAAGGATCCAGCTGGAGGAATTTGACAGAAAACATTGTGGTTTGCTGCCTCAGGCTGGTTACACATCCAGTTCCGTTTGCACTCCTCATTTCTCCAGCACTGCAGTTGCTGTAGGTGATGTTAATCCTGCTGACTGTCTTTAACAGGGACCCGCTCCTTCTCAGCTAACACCTCCCCCGTTTCAAAACCAGCTCCTGGAAACAGTTGCACGCTCTCCCTCTTGCACACTCGTGCAAAATATTCACAGGTTTTCCCCGCTGGCTTCCCACCTACTCAAGAATGGTGCAGAATGAGTCACGAGGATCTGCAGGGCCAGCCCTACCCTGGTGGAAACCCTCTGGAGGAAATTTCCCTGACAACCAGAGTCTATTTCAAAAGGGATTTATCCCCACAGACAATCTTTTGCCACTGTAAGGCTAGAAACACCTCCATCTCTGCTCCCCGACCAGTCTTTTTCTTACATTCTATATTCATTATTTACTTCTTATTGTCAGCTTTCAGATCAGGCACCTGTGTCAGACTCCAGCAGCCCGCCCCATCCACCCCTAATGATCTTTTACTTGCAAATCACAACAACCATTtcacctgcagctcctcccCAGGCCTCGGGTTTAATACCTCCAAACCTCATCCTAACATAAAAACTCCTCCTGCTCGGTCTTCACACTGTTTATTTCCCCATTAGGTTTTATTTGGGATCTGGATAAtaatagcaattaaaaaaaaaaatcccttctacATGCTTTACTCCAGCGTACAAAGGAACCAAGATAAAGAAAggctgctcagctgcttctAGCAAAACATCAAGCAATAAAACATCTGCAAGTAAAAGAGGAAGCAGCCTGTACCATTTTTATGGCAGTAACACACAGATGCGATCAGAGACAGACTGGGGAGAGCTGGATGGCACAGAAACCCCACAACGTGGCCAACCTGCTTCCAGGCTcatgaacagcagcagctgaccTCAGGCAGGTTGGATGCTCACTCACCTCCTGGTTGTAGATCTGAAGCACCTTGAGAACCGTGTCTTGCTCCCCGCTTTCCACGGTGGCTACCACAGTCTTGAGCTCCATTATCTCAACAGCTCAGCTACAGCAGGAGTGAAACCGGGAGGAAGGGGAGCGAGGGGGCTTCCGGGGCTGCTGGATAACAGCGAAGGACCTTGATACACAGATATctgagaaggagagagaaaggggtggggaaaggaaggaggggaagaaccaaaacacaaaacccccaagtgAGATTGCTCACGCTGTTGCACCCATAAAAGCAGAGCAGATGGATAACCCGAGTAAAACCAGCAGCCAGCTTCTCTCTCCCGCTaatcctctccttcctctctttgcttttcaatgTTTAATATATGCCCTCCCAGTAAAGCACTCGGGGAAAACGTTCCCCCCACCCAGCCAGGGGATTAACACAGAGCAGATAACAGCAGCTCCCTGAAATagctctctgcctcctcctcccctggcTGGCCTGATTTCTGTTACTGCACAGGAGGGGGGGCGAAAAAATCCAGAAACATTCCTGTGGAGTAAAAAGGGATGGAGAGGAAAGCCAGGCAGACAGGAAAGCATCCTCCTGGCTTAAGGCGGAGCTACCGTTTAAGGTTGTGAGAAGAAGGAGACCATTTATGCTGTTGCTGCTCCATGCGATCAGTGCCCCAGACTACGGCAGATCCACTGCACATATAGTAAAAACACATGTACGGGGGATGGCCGGCCTCCACGGCTCAAATCTTTATACCATTACAGAAGATAATGCGCCTCATGATAGTAATGTAAATGAGCAGATGCACGTAAAGACGTGGAGGATGAGATTATCATATACACAGGCACAAGTTTAACAGCCCGTAGAGCCACACAAGTCCACGCTGTCGAAAAGCGACTGCCCATGGTGGAAAACCCAACAAATGTGAGTACGCGTGTGAGCTCTGCTACACCTGTTTTGACTCCGTGTAGCTACGGACCAGTGTTCGGCAGCGCCCGGGCTCTGGTCATCCCTAACCACAAGCAGCCGTGCTGGGGCCCTGTGCCGAGAGCCCCGGGGGTGCCCGgcctgccccccaccccgccccgcACACCCGCAGGGCTCGGGGCCGCGGGCGGGTGCTGCCGCCGGGAGGCCGGAGCTGGGAGCAGGCGGCGCTGCGGGGGGGAAGGCGAGACGTgctccccccagctccctcctcaCGCCGGTACCGCCTTCCCCACCGCTGCCTGCGCCTTTCAGAACCCCCTCAAGCCCCTTTTTCTGGCCCAAAACAGCCGGGCAAAGCGCTGGCGGTACCTGCGGCACGTAATCCCTCGCAGACGGCCGAagcgggccggggccgcggggctggggcgggggcaGTGCCCGACCCCGGTCCGCCTCGGCGGGGGCGCTCCGGGCGTCCGGCCGCCGCCCTTCCAGCCCCGGCAGCGGGGCGGCCGCCTCGGCCCTGCGGTGAGGGccggcccggggagggggaggcggcCAGGCCCGGCCGCCAgcgggggagaggggctgccgGCGAgctggggcggggagggaagcGCCGCTACCTTCCTCTCCGCCGCCCCAGCTTCCTGCCTCATTTCCTGGCCGCGGCCCTCCCCCGGCGGTGCTCCGCGGGCCTTGCGCccggggccggcagcggggAACGGGCCCGCCGGGATAGGCCTGAGGGGAGCCGGTGCCAGCGGGGAGAgcggcggccgccccccgccaGCGACCGAGGagccccgccgcggggggggggagcgggcaggaggGCGGTGGACGCTTTGTGGAGGCGGGGGCCGGCGCGGCTCCGCCCGGCGAGGCGGGGCCGGTGGCCGCCATGGCGGAGTGGGGCCGAGGtgaggggccggggggcggcggggccgggttGGGGGATCTGTCCGCTGTTGCCGTTTgggggacggacggacgggggtcccgccgccgctccgggGCGGTGAGGGGGAAGGGGGCGCCCCCGCCGCCCTGTGGGAGCCGCCTCAGgcccgcggcccggcccggggagggggcggcagAGCCAGGAGAGCCCCGAAACGCCCGAGGGGGCGAAATGCCCCGGATTTGCTCGGTTTCACCCAAATCCCGTAGTGGGGCACGAAGCCCCTGTGCTGCTTCGGGCGCGTGTCGGGGTTGCTAACCCACTCCGTTTGGGGAAGGTTTGGTGTGTTTTCGTCAAAAAGAGTTTGGGAGCGTTTCACGGTGCAGACCCCACGAGGCCGTAGATGCGAGGCGGTGGCCGTAACGGCCTTCGTGGCAAGCCGGAAACCGGTCGGGCAACGAGCTCGCTCTGCCTGGCCCACCACTGTGGGTGAGCAAATACACCCGTACTTGCATCTGGCCAGATAAAACtcattctcctctttttttcccccccaggtCAGAGTCCAAGCGCCGTGGAGGATATGCTGGACGTAGAGAACAAGCGTATGGCAGACAGCCTGGCCAGCAAGGTCACCAGGCTGAAGTCGGTGAGTGGCTGAGTTTGCATCGGGTGCTGCGGAGCATCGGTTACCTGGTTGTTCTTGCAGGGTCTTGTGTGAGATGCGAGCCTGTGGCCAATACAGAGGGCTTCCTATGGGCTAGTGGCTCTTAGTTGTTGGTAATACAATGGTTAGTTGTCCGTGGTGAAACGGCTTTATGGATTTCCAGTTTCCTTTTGAGGTTTAGTAACATCATCTCAAGGGAATGACGTGGTTTTCGCGGCACTCAGAAGGAGTTTTAGGCGCAGAGAGAAACACAAAAGCTGCACAGAGGGGTATTGCTAAGTGAACCTCCTCGTGACAAAAGTCACAGTAAAAAGGCAGGtaaattagttttgaaaaatacacGTGTCTGTATGTGAGTGGTGTTCTTAAAGCTAGTTTGCTCCTGCTAACATCAAATACTTTGATTTAGAGTTTAACAGAAGTCAGTGACTCACCTTGTAAAAGGGAAGACTGAATTCCTGCTGTTGTGTCCCAGTGCTTAAACACTCCTGTCCTATATCTGAGTGTCAGACAGGCGGGCTTTATTTTCAGCGCTTGAGAGCTGGAAACAACAACTTGAAACCAAAATGAGAATCTTGTTTTGTTCCTCTGCTGAACCAGTCTCTGTCTACATAGGAGACGGGGAAGCAGTGGCTAGCTTTTCTAATGCGCGTTTCAAATTCTACAGCAGTAGGTGCCTAGAGGTTCTCTCTACATTAGAAGTCCAGTAATAACCGTTTCCTCCCTTATCCTTGTAGCTGGCCCTGGATATTGACAAAGATGCTGATGAACAAAACCGTTACCTGGATGGCATGGTAAGGGACCAGTGAAATGtcaaaagcatgattttttttgtgctggcTCTCAACAGTTACATTAACTGTGGATGTTTAATAGCAGTTCAAAGTGAACAGACAAAGCTAGATCCCAGTAGTCAGTTTGGCAAACCAGGGAATGTAACCAAACCCGTTTCCAGTGGACTTCTTGATATATAAACATCAGATGCTTAGCAGCTGCTAGGATCGCTTTGTCCGAATGGGCGACACGGTTGGCATCTAGCATCTGGAAAGACGGATGTAGGACAGCacacttcagaaatactgaTGGAGATTACCTCCCTACGGGGGTTAAAGAGTTGCCTCCcgtggctgctgctggagatgggcctgttcctcagctgctcccgTGATTTTGGTCTTGTTGTATAAATCTGTCAGGGTTATTACTGCAAGACACAGACTACCTGTCAGGACTTTGTAGTTCACTGGCGTCTttggaaggagcagagctgatGCTCTGGGTCCGCTCTGGTTGTTTGGTGTCCTGTCATCTTTCTGACACACAACACCTGATAAACCCAAAATGGCTTTCCAGAGTAATCTGCCTCTTAAGCTTTGGTTACCGATGGAAAACCACAGTGTGCTGGGGAAAGGCAGGAACAGCACATTCCTGTAGCAGAGGTGTCACCTGCTGAGGCTTTGTAGGAGAAAGGGAATTTGTTATCTGAATAGTGAGAGGAAGGGAATCGAGCCCAGGGATTTGAGACGGAGATTAGCACCATAACACCGGTGCTTGGAGAGCCTTTTCAGCATGCACTGGGTGTTGGAGAGCTGGTGCATGGAAGTGAGAGACAAGATAATTGTAGTGTTGAAACTGGTTGAGTCAAAGGTGTAAGCTCAGCTTGGAAGCTTAATAACGGTGTGTGCTGACAGCTTTGGAGTGTCTGAAATGGATACTTGATCAGCCCGAAAATTAGGAGAATGGAGGATCAGAATAAAAGCTGTGATGGCACCTTGAGGAGAAGCCCTCAATCAATTCAGCATGGAATTGTGCTTCTGTTACAGAGAAGGTTTTGAAGCATTTCAGGAGCAACATGAGCAGAAGCTCCGAGTAGTTTGTGgataaggaaaacagaagtcacAAAGAAAATGCCTGAACTACACTGATTT includes:
- the BET1L gene encoding BET1-like protein, producing the protein MAEWGRGQSPSAVEDMLDVENKRMADSLASKVTRLKSLALDIDKDADEQNRYLDGMDSDFMSVTGLLTGSVKRFSTMTRSGRDNRKLLCSVSAGLIVVFFILYYLVSKAGT